CGCAGCCCCAAGCGCGGGTCGATGTCCCAATAGCCATTGTCCATGCAGGTCAGGAACGGTCCCCACACCACTGGCTCGCCTTCGGAGCGGATGCGAAACTGCTGCTCGTTCTCCAGCCATTGCACCCGATACACCTCGGGGCGAATCCTCACATAGAGCTTGCCTTCATCGAGGAACGTCCCTTTGCCACCGCCCAGCACCCGCACCCGCCGGGTGACCGCGATAGTTTTCAACAAACTCCGTTTATCGGACTGCAGCGAATCATGGACGGGGCGCACCGCCTTGTACTCCGCCGTCTCTGGGGCGTGGCTCGGAATGCCGCCGTCATTCGTGTCCCGTGCCGCCTGAGCGGCGTGCTCGGTCTCGGCAGCTTCTGCCGCCGCCCGCTCTGCCTCGCTGAGCGTGGCCTTGGCCGCCTTGGCCTGCGAGAGTTCACCTGCAAGCGGCAAGGCGTTGAGCAAGCCGAACGCGATGCGCTGGGCACCTTCGGTCTGCTCCTGGGGCGTATGCGCAGTGATCATCTCGCCTGCCCCCACTGCCAGCAGGCCAGCTCCGAGAGCGACGGCTACCGGTGCCAGTGCGGGCACGGCCAAGGCGATCGCGCCAATCACATTGGCCGCCATTTCCACACCGTAGGCCGTTAGCTTGCGGTAGTAGGCGCCCTGGGTGCCGATGTCATACTCGGCGTCGCTGTGCAGGCGATCTTTGATCCGATCACGAAAATGACTCATAGGGTACGGGTACAGTGCATCACCGAAGCTGATGGTGCTGCTTGGATACCAATGCCCTGTAGCGTCGTTCAAGCGCCGCGGGTAGGCAGCCAATCCGGCAAGGGCCGTATCGACGCCGCTGAAGAAGTTGCCGTCTGCCCTGTCCTTGGTACAGAAATGACTGGCCAGCGCTGCCCGCTTGCGAGGGTCGCAACATTGCTGGGTGATCCAGTCACGCAGCTCGTGAGCGCTTGCGAAACCATGCAGCGGCGAAGAGTTACCTGGGATGTACAGCACCTTGTGGTCTTGGCCATGCTCGCCGAAGACCATGATGTCACTGGCCTCATAGCCATAAATCTTGAGCGCAGAGATGGTTCGACTGGGCGATACCGGGTTATCGGCGAAATAACGGAACGAAGTGCCCTCCCAGCTGGTGTTAGGGTTGAGCATCAGACTTTTGAGCACCAGTTCCACATGCTCGGTACCCAACGAGCCTTCCTCGCGTTGCAGCAAGGCGGCATGCACGAGGTTGCCCTTGAGCAACAGATGGTAGCTATGCCCCTGCTGGCTCCAGAAGTGCCGCAGATACGTAAGGTAATGCCCCTGCAGTTCGGCATCCCAGACAAACTTGCGAAACGCGACCGGGTCCAGGTTTACCTGGGTGGCAGCCCCGAATGTCTGTGGGGTGGTGCGGCGATATATGCCATCGTAGGCAGCACTGTCAGCCAGCTGCCCAGCCGCCAGGGTGGTGGTCTGGCTTACTTCGTAACCCTCTCGCCGCCAGGCCTTTGGATAGCCCAGATGATCGTCCCAGCTGCCGCTGCCCTGCTGCTGCCAGTTACCGATCAACGCCTGGGTCAGGGTCATCGAATGCGCCACCTGAGCTCGCCAAGGCCCGGCATGCATGTTGGCGTTTTCCAGATACAGCGTGGTGAGGATCAGGTCATCGGGGTCGTCGGCGATGCCTTGCTTGTCGAGGTATTCCCGCAAGCTGGCAGCAGCGAAATCGTGGGGTGTCTGCAGGACGATGCGCTCGCGCTCGAAGCCTTGCTTGATCGACAGGAGGATTTCTTCGTCTTGCTCCGTTTTGGCCGGGATGAGCGAAACGAGATGGTGGCGCCCGGGCTCAAAAATGTCATCGGGGTGGGTCGCCGCTTCCGCGCTGTAGGGTTCGCCTGGCGCGGGGTATTCCGGAGTGGGTGGCTGGTAAATCATGGAGTAGGCTCCTTGTGCCTTTCAAGTGAGAGGCCAAGGTAGCGCTGCGTAGGATGGGTCCTGGGGTACTTAATTAATGCATCGCGATGGGGAGGCCGTTAGTGAAACAGCTGATCTGAACATCGGCAGGAGGATTGAGTCACGCAAGGATGTCGGGCGTTGGCCACCTATCGCGTACCAGCACGCATGGCCCTGCAAGACAGATACTGGGGGGAGTTTGACCAAGAGAACAACAGGCGCGTTGTCGATGACTAGCGCGCCTGCCTGGCAAAGCATCAGAAGCGAAACACTTCCATATCAGTACGGATCGGCGAAGCCATCGGAATCTTCGGTTTCTCCGGTTCTTTCTTCACCTGCACCGGCGCTGCCGGCTTGCGAGGCGCCTCCTCGGCAATAGCCGGCTGGTTGGCCAGCGGCTTGACCGTGGCGCTCAACTGCTCGACCAGCTTCTGCAGCAGCTGCCCCTGGGCTTGAACCTGCGCCGACTCGCTGCCCGCATGGGGCTGTTCGAGGTGGACGATACGGTTGTCACGCACCTGGCCACGGCGGTCCAGCACGCGCCACTGCGCATCGAGGATCGCCGGCTGGTTCTTGCCCGAGTCCAGGCGGGTGATCGACAGCAACACTTGCACATCCGGAGTGAAACCAGCACTTGCCGGCGCCAGCACCACACGTTGGCTGTCCAGGCGCCAGGCCAGCTGGCGTACCAACAACTGATCGATATCCGACGAAAGGCTGCCGGCCCAGCGACCGTCGGTCGCCGCGGTCAGGCTGCCATCGGTCTGACGCTGCAAAAAGGTTTCGCGTTGCAGGTAGTCGGCCACCGATACCGGGCCAAGTACCACCGCCATGCCCGCAGCCTGGGTCGGCTGACCGGGATCACCGCTGTCGAGCTGATACAGGGCAACCGGCTGGTGCATGCTGCACCCGCTCAGGCCCAGCAAGCCAGTCATCAGCAGCGCAAATGGAAGGCGCAGAAATTTCATTCATCCCATCCAAGCGGTCGTCACCAGACTGACCGCAGTGATACTCATGTAGATTCATCCGGGCACTCGGCCACGCCGGCGCCAACGAGGGCCCTATCATCCGCGAAATAGTCGCCCGACTCCAGCATTTCCGCCCGAAGCGGCGTCGAAAACGCCGCAACAGACGGTCCATTCGATCAAGCGGGGGTTTCCACCAGCAACCCATCGACGCGCTGGAAGCCGCGTGGCAATTTGCTACCACGGCGACCCCGCTCGCCCTTGTAGTGCTCAAGATCATCCGGCTTGAGCGAAAGGGTACGCTTGCCAGCTTGCAATACAAGGGTCGAGCCTTCGCTGATCACCGCAAGATCGGTCACGTATTCCTCACGGCTGGCCACCCGGTCACCCGGCACGCCGATGATCTTGTTGCCCTTGCCTTTACCCAGCTGCGGCAGGTCGGCAACCTTGAACACCAGCAGGCGACCCTCGGTGGTCACCGCTGCGAGCCAGTCCTGCTCGCGATCGGCCACCGGACGCGGGGTCATCACCTTGGCGCCGTTGGGCAGGCTGAGCAGGCCCTTGCCGGCCTTGTTCTTGGCCTGCAGGTCCTCGCCCTTGACCACGAAGCCGTAGCCGGCGTCGGAAGCCACGACGTACAAGGCATCGTCCTCCGGCAGCAGCACGCACTCGAAGGTGGCGCCCGGTGGCGGGGTCAGGCGGCCGGTCAGCGGCTCGCCCTGGCCACGGGCCGACGGCAGGCTGTGGGCGGCCAGCGAGTAGCTGCGGCCGGTGGAGTCGATGAGCACGGCAAACTGATTGGAACGTCCGGCGGCGGCGGCCTTGAAGCCGTCGCCAGCCTTGTACGAAAGCCCCGTGGCATCGATATCGTGGCCCTTGGCGCAGCGCACCCAGCCCTTCTCCGACAGCACCACGGTAACCGGCTCGGTCGGCATCAGCTCGTTTTCCGACAGGGCCTTGGCCTCGGCGCGCTCGACGATTGGCGAGCGGCGGTCGTCGCCGTAGGTCTCGGCGTCCTTGATCAGCTCGCTGCGCACCAGCTTGCGCAGTTTGCTGTCGCTGCCCAGCAGCGCTTGCAGTTGCTTCTGTTCCTTGAGCAGTTCGTCCTGCTCGCCGCGGATCTTCATCTCTTCCAGACGCGCCAATTGACGCAGGCGGGTCTCGAGGATGTAGTCGGCCTGGATCTCGCTCAGGTCGAAACGGGCGATCAAGGCCTGTTTGGGATGCTCCTCGGTGCGGATGATGTGGATCACCTCATCCAGGTTGAGGAACGCGGTAAGCAAGCCTTCCAACAGGTGCAGGCGCTTCTCGACCTTGTCCAGACGGTGCTGCAGGCGGCGCCGCACGGTACCGATGCGGTACTCCAGCCACTCCAGCAGCAGCGCCCGCAGGTTCTTCAGCTGCGGACGGCCGTCGAGGCCGATGATGTTGACGTTGACCCGGTAGGTGCTCTCCAGGTCGGTGGTGGCGAACAGGTGCTGCATCAGCTCGGCTGCATCCACGCGGTTCGAGCGCGGGATGATGACGATGCGGCAAGGGTTCTCGTGGTCCGACTCGTCGCGCAGGTCGGCGACCATCGGCAGTTTCTTGGCCTGCATCTGCGCGGCGATCTGCTCGAGCACCTTGGCGCCGGAGACCTGGTGCGGCAGCGCGGTGACGACGATGTCGCCGTCCTCGATGCGATACACCGCACGCATGCGGATCGAGCCTTTGCCGCTCTCGTAGATCTTCTGGATATCGGCGCGCGGGGTAACGATCTCGGCTTCGGTCGGATAGTCCGGCCCCTGGATATGCTCGCAGAGCTGCTCGATGGTGGCCTTGGGCTCGTCAAGCAGGCGCACGCAGGCGCTGGCCACTTCGCGCAGGTTGTGCGGCGGCACGTCGGTGGCCATGCCCACGGCGATGCCGGTGGTGCCGTTGAGCAGGATGTTCGGCAGACGCGCGGGCAGCACGGCCGGCTCCTGCAAGGTGCCGTCGAAGTTCGGTACCCAGTCGACGGTGCCCTGGCCCAATTCGCTGAGCAGCACCTCGGAGTAGCGCGACAGGCGCGCCTCGGTGTAACGCATGGCGGCGAACGACTTCGGATCGTCCGGCGCACCCCAGTTGCCCTGGCCGTCGACCAGGGTGTAGCGGTAGCTGAACGGCTGGGCCATCAGCACCATGGCCTCGTAGCACGCCGAGTCGCCGTGGGGGTGGAACTTGCCGAGCACGTCACCGACGGTACGCGCCGATTTCTTGTGCTTGGAGTCGGCATCGAGCCCCAACTCGCTCATGGCATAGACGATGCGTCGCTGGACCGGCTTGAGGCCGTCGCCGATGTGCGGCAGGGCGCGGTCCATGATCACGTACATGGAGTAGTTGAGGTAGGCCTGTTCGGTGAAGTCAGCCAGGGAACGGCGTTCGACGCCGTCGAGACTGAGTTCGAGTGAGTCGCTCATGCGGGCCTCGTCATTTCAGGTTCTGGCGCAGCAGCATGGTGCCGCCGCGCTGGGTAAATTCAAGTTGTTTCAGGGCACTCATGCCCAGCAGCACGCCCTGGCCATCCAGGCCGGGCACCACCAGCGCGCGTACGTCGCGCAGGTGGATATCGCCCAGTTGCAGGCTGTCGAGCCGCGTGCGGTAGCCTTGGGTACGGCCATTGGCGGTGCTCAACTGCACCGCGGCGCCACGCGCCAGGTCCAGGTCGCGGGCCAGCGCCTCGGGGATCGCCACGTCGGTGGCGCCGGTGTCGAGCATGAAATGCACCCGTCGCCCATTGATCGCGCCATCGGCGACGAAATGGCCCTGGCCGTTGCTCAGCAGGCGCACCTCGACGAAGCCGTCGCCCTGCTCGCTCTGCACCACGCTGTTGGGGTTCTGCTGACGTTCTTCCCATTGGCCGAAAAAGCGCGTGGCAAGGAACATCGCCGCCGCCCAGGCGACAATCATCAATACCCTGCCCGCGCGCTTGCCCGGTGGCTGGCTCATGGCTTGGCGCTCCAGCCGCCCTGCGGCGCGTCGAAGCGCCAGACGATCGGCCGTGTTTCACCATCCACCCGCGGGCGGTCGTTGTTGTCCACGCCGATCCAGGCACCGCCTTTGTCGATCACCAGCGTCTCGGCCAAGCCGTAGGGCTGCGAGTAGCGCCGCGATTCCATCAGGGCGTCGGCGGCGAACGACCAACAGCGCTCCACGGCGCCTGTGTCGGCATCTCGTCGGCAAATGCGGTAGGCATTGCGCTCGAGGGTGAACAGCTTGCCTTCGAACCAGGCCAGGTCCGCAAAGTCACGTGATACCGGGCGTGCCTCGGGGAATTGCGGCGGCTGCATCTCGACACCCGCCTCGCTGAGCAGCACGCAGCCGCGCCCGCAGGTCCACACCGATTGCTGGCGCTGCACCGCGAGCAGGCCCCGGCGCTCGCGCTCGGCGGCCAGCCACAGGCGGTCGCCCGCCGGGTTGATCGCCAGCCCCTCGAACAGCGCGTTGAAATGCAGCAACATGCCGCTGGCCCGTGCCTGGCGCACCATGGCCTGATCGATCTTCAGCCAGTCCGGCTCACCTTCCACGGGCAACTGCAGCACGGCGGCGTGGGCCTCGCTGACAACGTACAGGTTGCCGGCCTGATCACAGGTGATGCCCTCGAAATCCAGCGCTCCACCACGGATATAGGATGCCGCCCACGTGCGCGACCTGAGCCCCCAGGGCAGACCCGTATCGGGTGCCGCCGGAGCAGTGAAGGTCAGTGGCTGGGCCTGCCACGTCGCCCCTGCCTGGTCGAGGCGGTAGATCCGGTCGTCATCGCGGTCGGACACCGCCCACAGTGCCCCACGGCACCAGGCCAGGCCCGACAGGTTGCCGCCGCGCATGCCATCGACCGCATGCTCGGCGCTGAGCTTGAGCTGCGGCCAATCGCCGGCCTGGGCCTGCAGGGCAAACCACGCCAGGCAGGCCAGGAGCAACGGACGAATCAAACCAGGACCTCGGCCAGGTTGCCTTTGGTCTCCAGCCAGCTCTTGCGATCGCCCGCACGCTTCTTGGCCAAGAGCATGTCCATGATCTCGGTGGTGCCCTGCACATCGTCCAGGGTCAACTGGACCAGGCGCCGGGTGTTCGGGTCCATGGTGGTTTCGCGCAGTTGCGGCGGGTTCATCTCGCCCAGGCCCTTAAATCGGGTGACCTGCGGCTTGCCGCGCTTCTTCTCGGCGACCAGCCGGTCGAGGATGCCGTCACGCTCGGCTTCGTCCAGGGCGTAGTAGATCTCCTTGCCCAGGTCGATGCGGTACAGCGGCGGCATGGCCACGTAAACGTGCCCGGCCTCGACCAGCGGGCGGAAGTGTTGGACGAACAGCGCGCACAGCAAAGTGGCGATGTGCAGACCGTCGGAGTCGGCGTCGGCGAGGATGCAGACCTTGCCGTAGCGCAACTGCGAGAGATCGGCTGCGCCCGGGTCGACGCCGATGGCCACGGCGATGTTATGCACTTCCTGGCTGGCCAGGACTTCACCGCCATCGACCTCCCAGGTGTTGAGGATCTTGCCGCGCAGCGGCAGGATGGCCTGGAATTCCTTGTCCCGCGCCTGCTTGGCCGAGCCACCGGCCGAGTCACCCTCGACCAGGAACAGCTCGGCGCGCATTGGGTCCTGGCCGGCGCAATCGGCCAGCTTGCCCGGCAATGCGGGGCCCTGGGTGATGCGCTTGCGCTCGACCTTCTTGCTCGCCTTCAGGCGCCGGCCGGCGTTGCTGATGGCCAGTTCCGCCAGTTGCATGCCCAGTTCAGGGTGGGCATTGAGCCACAGGCTGAAGGCGTCCTTGACCACGCCGGAAACGAACGCGGCCGCCTCGCGGGACGACAAGCGCTCCTTGGTCTGGCCGGAGAACTGCGGCTCCTGCATCTTCATCGACAGCACGAAGCTGATGCGCTCCCAGACGTCCTCGGGGGCCAGCTTGACCCCGCGCGGCAGCAGGTTGCGGAACTCGCAGAACTCGCGCATGGCGTCCAGCAGGCCCTGGCGCAGGCCGTTGACGTGGGTGCCGCCCTGGGCGGTGGGGATCAGGTTGACGTAGCTTTCCTGGATGCTGTCGCCACCTTCCGGCAGCCACAACAGAGCCCAGTCCACGGCCTCCTTGTTACCGGCCAGGCTGCCGCAGAACGGCTCGTCGGGCAGGCGCTGGAACTCGCTGACCAAATCGACCAGGTAGGAACGCAGGCCATCCTCATAGTGCCACTCGACTTTCTCGCCCGTGCCCTTGTCCTCGAAGCTGATGGACAGCCCAGGGCACAGTACCGCCTTGGCCTTGAGCACGTGCTTGAGGCGGCTGATGGAGAACTTTGGCGAGTCGAAATACTTCGGGTCGGGGCTGAAGTACACGCTGGTGCCGGTGTTGCGCTTGCCGACGCTGCCGACCACCTCCAGTTCGCTGGCCTTGAAGCCGTCGGCGAAGGTCATTTGGTACTCGTTGCCGTCGCGCTTGACGCGCACGCGCACCTGGCTCGACAGGGCGTTGACCACCGAGATACCGACGCCGTGCAGGCCGCCGGAGAATTGATAGTTCTTGTTGGAGAACTTGCCGCCGGCGTGCAGCTTGGTGAGGATCAGTTCGACGCCGGAAACGCCCTCTTCGGGGTGGATGTCCACCGGCATGCCGCGGCCATCGTCGCTGACTTCCAGCGAATGGTCGGCGTGGAGGACGACCTGCACCGAACGGGCGTGGCCGGCCAGTGCTTCGTCGACGCTGTTGTCGATGACTTCCTGGGCCAGGTGGTTGGGCCGGCTGGTATCGGTGTACATGCCCGGTCGCTTGCGGACCGGGTCAAGGCCCGAGAGGACTTCGATGGCGTCTGCGTTATAGGCGCTAGCGCTGGGATTGGCCATGGGTTCTCGTCGTCAGTCTGGTGAATGCAAAAGTCAAAATACAGAAAAGTCCAGCGCCGCGTATTGCCTGCGGGCAATGCCGGCGAACGCCAGCAGGGCCGGCAGCTGTTCGGCGAAGCCCTGGTAACTGTGGTCGCCACCGGCCTGGATACGCAGGGCGCAGGCGCGGTAGTAGCGCTCGGCCTGGCGATAGTCCAGTGTTTCATCGGCGGTCTGCAACCACACTTGATAGCGGGCGGCATCCTGCGGTGCTGGCACTTCCAGCTCGGCCAGGGCGTCCACGTGGTCGTGGGTGAGCTCCCAGGCTTCATCGGTATAGAGGTTGCGCTGGGTGCCGAGGTAACCGTCGAACAGCTTGTGCGGGGCCACCGCCGGGTTGATCAACAGCGCCTTGAGCCCGTGCCGCTCGGCCAGGTGGGTGGCATAGTAGCCGCCGAGGGAGCTGCCGACCAGCAAGGGCGCGCCAAGCTCGACGATGGCGGTCTCCAGCTGGGCAATGGCCTGGCGCGGATGATGGTGCAGGGCCGGGACGCGCAGTTGCTCGGCCAGGCCAAGCTGCTGCATCACCGCTTCGAGCTGGCGTGCCTTCTTCGACAGCGGCGAGCTGTTGAAGCCATGGATATAGAGGATGGAACCCGACATGCTGCCCCCGGACGCAAAGACGCGCAGTGTAGCGTGTTCGACGGGTAGTGGCGCAGCGTGGGGATTTTCGCAACAAAATCTTCAAATCACAGGGGCAGCTGCGCAGCCCTTCAGTAGCCCGGGCTGTCGAAATCCAGCTTCACCACGAAATCCCGCGCCCGCTCCACTCCGGTCTCCAACCGCCCGTCGGCATGCAGACGCAGCCAGCGGTAACCCGGTTGCTCCTCGCTCACCTTGAAGTCCTCGCTGCGCGGCGCGAACTGGATACAGGTCGAAGGTGTGGCGAGGAAACGGATACCGTCACGCACTTCGTCCCATTCCTGGTGGATATGCCCCCACAGCAGCGCCCTCACCTGTGGATAACTGCGCAGACACCGCAGCAGCTCATCGGCATTACGCAAACCGATCGGCGCGATCCAGGCACAGCCAATATCCACCGGCTGGTGGTGGCAGCACACCAGGCAATGACGTTCGCCAGCGCTGGCCAGCGCGTCATCCAAGGCGGCCAGCTGTCGC
This sequence is a window from Pseudomonas maumuensis. Protein-coding genes within it:
- a CDS encoding dermonecrotic toxin domain-containing protein; translation: MIYQPPTPEYPAPGEPYSAEAATHPDDIFEPGRHHLVSLIPAKTEQDEEILLSIKQGFERERIVLQTPHDFAAASLREYLDKQGIADDPDDLILTTLYLENANMHAGPWRAQVAHSMTLTQALIGNWQQQGSGSWDDHLGYPKAWRREGYEVSQTTTLAAGQLADSAAYDGIYRRTTPQTFGAATQVNLDPVAFRKFVWDAELQGHYLTYLRHFWSQQGHSYHLLLKGNLVHAALLQREEGSLGTEHVELVLKSLMLNPNTSWEGTSFRYFADNPVSPSRTISALKIYGYEASDIMVFGEHGQDHKVLYIPGNSSPLHGFASAHELRDWITQQCCDPRKRAALASHFCTKDRADGNFFSGVDTALAGLAAYPRRLNDATGHWYPSSTISFGDALYPYPMSHFRDRIKDRLHSDAEYDIGTQGAYYRKLTAYGVEMAANVIGAIALAVPALAPVAVALGAGLLAVGAGEMITAHTPQEQTEGAQRIAFGLLNALPLAGELSQAKAAKATLSEAERAAAEAAETEHAAQAARDTNDGGIPSHAPETAEYKAVRPVHDSLQSDKRSLLKTIAVTRRVRVLGGGKGTFLDEGKLYVRIRPEVYRVQWLENEQQFRIRSEGEPVVWGPFLTCMDNGYWDIDPRLGLRGGSYNTKVFDPAPLPVELVAGIERQPLIPKVEVSIAVDDLIWSEEFNCYQADVFLGSGSNSVEGESTRLKVWYDADSVAWRSGDDQYVWREAHGSKGTYRWRKGSARDYERVRHKVVPETYVTDYRFPDLPQLPKQMAPIPQDIHMIWVGEKELGVEIKQTIVKNLRHKPLRFIMHLDNAAPAMEANTAWCEEVGIQARNLREQPFFQEFVQGPQGRAYNYFRNPTAASRNYAAASDYLRIRVVDEFGGCYMDIDDELLAGTAPPLMAAPNDVLCGNQYVMPWSKKGMVNNSHFASHRNNPVLKRLLEDANARYDALPDSFKNTPRPVFDNLANPVQRKQMYAYMQVISNLAGPDAFNKGMRMLRPDYFALMKTKPFPAYAWVRSKVYQEFWDEVIAHWFPFRAVGGQMGIRSGNAHTWMQT
- a CDS encoding PqiC family protein, whose product is MKFLRLPFALLMTGLLGLSGCSMHQPVALYQLDSGDPGQPTQAAGMAVVLGPVSVADYLQRETFLQRQTDGSLTAATDGRWAGSLSSDIDQLLVRQLAWRLDSQRVVLAPASAGFTPDVQVLLSITRLDSGKNQPAILDAQWRVLDRRGQVRDNRIVHLEQPHAGSESAQVQAQGQLLQKLVEQLSATVKPLANQPAIAEEAPRKPAAPVQVKKEPEKPKIPMASPIRTDMEVFRF
- the parC gene encoding DNA topoisomerase IV subunit A, whose protein sequence is MSDSLELSLDGVERRSLADFTEQAYLNYSMYVIMDRALPHIGDGLKPVQRRIVYAMSELGLDADSKHKKSARTVGDVLGKFHPHGDSACYEAMVLMAQPFSYRYTLVDGQGNWGAPDDPKSFAAMRYTEARLSRYSEVLLSELGQGTVDWVPNFDGTLQEPAVLPARLPNILLNGTTGIAVGMATDVPPHNLREVASACVRLLDEPKATIEQLCEHIQGPDYPTEAEIVTPRADIQKIYESGKGSIRMRAVYRIEDGDIVVTALPHQVSGAKVLEQIAAQMQAKKLPMVADLRDESDHENPCRIVIIPRSNRVDAAELMQHLFATTDLESTYRVNVNIIGLDGRPQLKNLRALLLEWLEYRIGTVRRRLQHRLDKVEKRLHLLEGLLTAFLNLDEVIHIIRTEEHPKQALIARFDLSEIQADYILETRLRQLARLEEMKIRGEQDELLKEQKQLQALLGSDSKLRKLVRSELIKDAETYGDDRRSPIVERAEAKALSENELMPTEPVTVVLSEKGWVRCAKGHDIDATGLSYKAGDGFKAAAAGRSNQFAVLIDSTGRSYSLAAHSLPSARGQGEPLTGRLTPPPGATFECVLLPEDDALYVVASDAGYGFVVKGEDLQAKNKAGKGLLSLPNGAKVMTPRPVADREQDWLAAVTTEGRLLVFKVADLPQLGKGKGNKIIGVPGDRVASREEYVTDLAVISEGSTLVLQAGKRTLSLKPDDLEHYKGERGRRGSKLPRGFQRVDGLLVETPA
- a CDS encoding retropepsin-like aspartic protease family protein codes for the protein MSQPPGKRAGRVLMIVAWAAAMFLATRFFGQWEERQQNPNSVVQSEQGDGFVEVRLLSNGQGHFVADGAINGRRVHFMLDTGATDVAIPEALARDLDLARGAAVQLSTANGRTQGYRTRLDSLQLGDIHLRDVRALVVPGLDGQGVLLGMSALKQLEFTQRGGTMLLRQNLK
- a CDS encoding esterase-like activity of phytase family protein, translating into MIRPLLLACLAWFALQAQAGDWPQLKLSAEHAVDGMRGGNLSGLAWCRGALWAVSDRDDDRIYRLDQAGATWQAQPLTFTAPAAPDTGLPWGLRSRTWAASYIRGGALDFEGITCDQAGNLYVVSEAHAAVLQLPVEGEPDWLKIDQAMVRQARASGMLLHFNALFEGLAINPAGDRLWLAAERERRGLLAVQRQQSVWTCGRGCVLLSEAGVEMQPPQFPEARPVSRDFADLAWFEGKLFTLERNAYRICRRDADTGAVERCWSFAADALMESRRYSQPYGLAETLVIDKGGAWIGVDNNDRPRVDGETRPIVWRFDAPQGGWSAKP
- the parE gene encoding DNA topoisomerase IV subunit B, yielding MANPSASAYNADAIEVLSGLDPVRKRPGMYTDTSRPNHLAQEVIDNSVDEALAGHARSVQVVLHADHSLEVSDDGRGMPVDIHPEEGVSGVELILTKLHAGGKFSNKNYQFSGGLHGVGISVVNALSSQVRVRVKRDGNEYQMTFADGFKASELEVVGSVGKRNTGTSVYFSPDPKYFDSPKFSISRLKHVLKAKAVLCPGLSISFEDKGTGEKVEWHYEDGLRSYLVDLVSEFQRLPDEPFCGSLAGNKEAVDWALLWLPEGGDSIQESYVNLIPTAQGGTHVNGLRQGLLDAMREFCEFRNLLPRGVKLAPEDVWERISFVLSMKMQEPQFSGQTKERLSSREAAAFVSGVVKDAFSLWLNAHPELGMQLAELAISNAGRRLKASKKVERKRITQGPALPGKLADCAGQDPMRAELFLVEGDSAGGSAKQARDKEFQAILPLRGKILNTWEVDGGEVLASQEVHNIAVAIGVDPGAADLSQLRYGKVCILADADSDGLHIATLLCALFVQHFRPLVEAGHVYVAMPPLYRIDLGKEIYYALDEAERDGILDRLVAEKKRGKPQVTRFKGLGEMNPPQLRETTMDPNTRRLVQLTLDDVQGTTEIMDMLLAKKRAGDRKSWLETKGNLAEVLV
- a CDS encoding YqiA/YcfP family alpha/beta fold hydrolase; the encoded protein is MSGSILYIHGFNSSPLSKKARQLEAVMQQLGLAEQLRVPALHHHPRQAIAQLETAIVELGAPLLVGSSLGGYYATHLAERHGLKALLINPAVAPHKLFDGYLGTQRNLYTDEAWELTHDHVDALAELEVPAPQDAARYQVWLQTADETLDYRQAERYYRACALRIQAGGDHSYQGFAEQLPALLAFAGIARRQYAALDFSVF
- the cpdA gene encoding 3',5'-cyclic-AMP phosphodiesterase, which gives rise to MPQPLSPLSPVHVVQLTDAHLFADPAGTLLGLNTRESLGHVVGQVRREQPRIDLLLCTGDLSQDASVESYTAFRELTSMLGAPARWLPGNHDEARVMAEVAPELVRTVTDIGAWRIVMLDSAVVGATFGLLDERQLAALDDALASAGERHCLVCCHHQPVDIGCAWIAPIGLRNADELLRCLRSYPQVRALLWGHIHQEWDEVRDGIRFLATPSTCIQFAPRSEDFKVSEEQPGYRWLRLHADGRLETGVERARDFVVKLDFDSPGY